ATGAGGCAGAACAACTGGCCCACGAAATGGAAAGTTATCTGCGAGCTTTACGCGACAACAAAGTTGTGCTAACAACCGAAGGGCTTGACGCTCTACTAAGCGGTACGAAAATATTGGAGGAGGTAATTACGGCTTACCGGATACAAAATCCCGCCCCGGATATTGTACCGATCTGCGATCGCTTTAGGACTATTTTTACCAAACCAGAAGCACAAGAACAGGAACAGGAAAAGTCAGAATTACAGGAAAAAGTAGAATTAAATTTACCGGGGCAGTCAATTCCCACAGTTGCCGATACTCAACCGAAAGCTCCAAAATCGCTGAAACTTAAGCCAGAAGAAAGTATACAGCTTGCAGCTGCTCTGGAAAAAGGGAATCGAGCTTGGCAATTTGAATTTTTGCCGGGAACCGAAAAAGCAGCTCGCGGTATTAATGTCAACACAGTTCGTCAGCGCTTGCAATCGATCGGCCAATTAATTCACGCTGAGCCAATAGCTCTAGAAAATGGTGGCATTGCCTTTGATTTTATTGTTGTCAGCAACGCTGACACGGATACTTTTGCGGACTGGGAAAAAGACGGTATTAGCTATTTGCCCTACTCGGAACAGGAAATCAAAAGTCAACAGTCAACAGTCAACAGTCAAAACGAAGAGTCGGAGAACGGGAGAGCGGGAGAACGGGAGAGCGGGGGAGCGGAAATTAAAAGTCAAAAGTCAACAGTCAAAAGTCAAAAGGAAGAGCGGGAGAGCGGCACAACCGCAGAATCACCCAGAAAAGCCGAAAATCTAGATAATATTTCCCCCACTCCCCCGCTCCCCCACTCCCCCGCTCCCCCACTCCCTTTCACAGTCGCACCATCGAACGTAGTGCGGGTAGACTTGGCGAGATTGGATGAATTGATGCAGATGGTAGGCGAATTGGTGATTACTCGTTCTCGCCTAGCGGATAACCTCAACAACCTCAAAACCATTTTGCCAGCGTCTCATTTACGTACCTTGCGGGAAACAAACCTTACCCTGGAAAGGCAGTTGCGGGATTTACGGGAAGGTGTAATGCGAGTGCGTATGGTACCGATCGGGGAAATTTTTGTACGTATGCAGTTTGCGATCCGCGATTTGGTGAAAGAAACTCAAAAGCAGGTGGTACTGGAAGTGAGCGGGGAAACAACTGAAATTGATAAATTTATAGTAGAGCGGATGATGAACCCGCTGTTGCATTTGGTGCGTAACGCTGTCAGTCACGGTTTGGAAGAGCAACAAGAGCGGGTGCGTTGGGGCAAATCGCCACAAGGAAAGATTGCCCTTCGCGCTACAACTGTTGGGGAAATGGTGACGATCGAAGTTGAGGACGATGGTCGAGGCGTTAATGTAGAAGCGGTAACCTCTAGTGCGAGAGAGCAAGAGTCGATTGGTGCGGATACGACGCTCTCTAGCGAAACTCTACTCGATCTGATTTGCGCGAGCGGTTTTTCCACTCGTAAAGAAGCAGATTTAACAAGTGGGCGCGGTGTGGGGATGACGGTTGTCAAAAATACCGTCACAGAATTAGGTGGTTTTCTCTCACTGGATACCCAGGTGGGACGAGGTACCCGCTTTATAATTCAACTGCCCCTGACTTTGGCGATCGCAGATGCTTTAATTGTCTCCGTCAGCGGACAAACTTTTGCCATTCCTCTGTCATCGGTGCATGAAATAACTCAAGTGCCCTCAGCAGATGTCACTTTATATCCGACATTTGCAAATGCCTCCGTTATGGGTGGCGAGTGGGGCGATAAATTTTTTAAGCCCCTGCGCGAGTCGAAATGGGAAAATAATGAAATGATCGCTCACCGAGGCACTGTTTTGCCTTTGATTCGTCTGGCTCGCATTTTTAACTTAGAAAACGAGATCCCAGGCTCAGATGCAGAGGAGAATCTTCAGCCCACTCTCAAAAAAGAACTGAACACTCAAACAAACATTCTCCAGTCAATCAATTCCCAGTCACTGTTAAATTTGGTTGTAGTTGGCAACGGATTTAGTGCAGCGGCGATCGTTGTCGATCGCATTTTAGGACAGCGAGAAATTGTGGTGCGACCGCTCACAGATCCCCTCGTTCAAGTTACGGGTATCGCTGGAGCCACCGAACTCGGTGATGGATACGCAGTCTTAATTCTCGATATTATAGCTTTAACTCGCGCCGCCAGAATAAAAAATTAAAAGTCTAAAGAAAGGGCGTCGGGAAGAGGGGGAGAGTGAGAGAACGGGATAATAGGAGAATGGAGAACTGAAGAATCAGGAGAACAGCAAAAAATATCTCTAATGTTTTCTCCACTCCCCCACTTTCCGACGCCCCTTGCTAGCTCGGAGTCAATACTAATAAATGATGTGCAATCCCTCAATTAGCCAATTAACCAATTAACCAATTAGCCAATTAGCTTATGAGCAATGAACCTTTTATAATTTTTGAACTTGTGGGCACAAAATATGCTATCTCCTCTCAAATGGTACAGCGTATGGAGATGATCGAACAGATTACCCCAGTACCAAACTCGCCCTCCTTTGTAGAAGGTGTAGTTTTCTCTCGCGGTCAAGTGATTCCCGCCATAAATTTGCGGGTAAGGTTCGGCTTTGAAAAAATTCGCTATGATATCCGCACGCGCCTAATAGTGATTAAGGCAAACGATCGAACTGTGGGTTTAATAGCAGACTCCGCTCGCGAATTTGTGGTGATTCCCGCTGATGCTATCCAGCCGCCGCCAGAGGCTATTTGTGGACTCAGTGACAAATATTTGACAGGTATCGCTATTTCAGGAGAAAAATTAGTGCTAATCCTCAATTGCGAAGAAGTATTAAAATTTTCAAATAATAGTTTAGCAGCGTTCGGTAATAGCTAATACCAATCAACAATAAACAACAATAAAAAGGTAAAGGCAATGGCAAAAAAGTTCCAGAATAAGGGTAAATCGCGTGATGGACATCATCTAAATACCGATCCATTTGGCAAAGCGATAAATATGGCCGCACCAAATGGCGGATATGTGGAAATTAACCGCATTCGCAGCCAAACAGAACAAGCGGCGCAAAATGTCAAAGAAATCTGGCGGTTAGGAGAGGAAATATCGCAAAACGCAGAAACGCAGGTGCGATCGATCTTGGAAACCGTCAATGGCGCTAACGAAATGGCCGTTACGCTCAAAGAAACAGCGACACAAGCTACTTCCGTTGCCAATTCCACAGAAGAACTCGCCTCATCGATCAATGAAATGGCAGCTTCTATAGAGCAAGTTACTGCCAGTACGATTAACATGGCGGCAGCAGTCAATCAAACTGCTACCTCGATCCAAGAAACGACCTCTTCTATCAAAAGCGTCGCCGACACGGCACAAGAAATGGCGACATCTGCCACCCAAGTCACCAGCTCGATGACAGAAATTTCCGCTTCTATCAAAACCGTCAGCAGAGATACCGATGCGGTTTCCGTAGCCGTTAGCGAAACTGCCGCATCAATAGAAGAAATCACTCGTTCTATTCAAAGTGTCGCTTCTAATGCAGACGAGTTGAACAGTGCTGCGGAAAAAACAACCGGTGCCATCAACGAAATGGCAGCTTCTATAGAGGAAGTATCGTCAACAACAGAAAACTTATCGGCCATAGTAGAAGGCGTATCCACTTCGATCGAGGAAATGGCGCGTTCCGTACAGGGAGTTGCCC
The Aerosakkonema funiforme FACHB-1375 genome window above contains:
- a CDS encoding chemotaxis protein CheW; its protein translation is MSNEPFIIFELVGTKYAISSQMVQRMEMIEQITPVPNSPSFVEGVVFSRGQVIPAINLRVRFGFEKIRYDIRTRLIVIKANDRTVGLIADSAREFVVIPADAIQPPPEAICGLSDKYLTGIAISGEKLVLILNCEEVLKFSNNSLAAFGNS
- a CDS encoding chemotaxis protein CheA, whose amino-acid sequence is MTNLFSSFLDDYFAECDEHLMAIRQNLLFVEPYVNQPLLSRSILDKLFGSFHSIKGLSGMVGVNEAEQLAHEMESYLRALRDNKVVLTTEGLDALLSGTKILEEVITAYRIQNPAPDIVPICDRFRTIFTKPEAQEQEQEKSELQEKVELNLPGQSIPTVADTQPKAPKSLKLKPEESIQLAAALEKGNRAWQFEFLPGTEKAARGINVNTVRQRLQSIGQLIHAEPIALENGGIAFDFIVVSNADTDTFADWEKDGISYLPYSEQEIKSQQSTVNSQNEESENGRAGERESGGAEIKSQKSTVKSQKEERESGTTAESPRKAENLDNISPTPPLPHSPAPPLPFTVAPSNVVRVDLARLDELMQMVGELVITRSRLADNLNNLKTILPASHLRTLRETNLTLERQLRDLREGVMRVRMVPIGEIFVRMQFAIRDLVKETQKQVVLEVSGETTEIDKFIVERMMNPLLHLVRNAVSHGLEEQQERVRWGKSPQGKIALRATTVGEMVTIEVEDDGRGVNVEAVTSSAREQESIGADTTLSSETLLDLICASGFSTRKEADLTSGRGVGMTVVKNTVTELGGFLSLDTQVGRGTRFIIQLPLTLAIADALIVSVSGQTFAIPLSSVHEITQVPSADVTLYPTFANASVMGGEWGDKFFKPLRESKWENNEMIAHRGTVLPLIRLARIFNLENEIPGSDAEENLQPTLKKELNTQTNILQSINSQSLLNLVVVGNGFSAAAIVVDRILGQREIVVRPLTDPLVQVTGIAGATELGDGYAVLILDIIALTRAARIKN